From Papaver somniferum cultivar HN1 unplaced genomic scaffold, ASM357369v1 unplaced-scaffold_99, whole genome shotgun sequence, the proteins below share one genomic window:
- the LOC113346372 gene encoding uncharacterized protein LOC113346372 translates to MSISDDNPFDVEALNTLVDAENIFNSRKVQLQTLLKQKAKINWVTDSAANTSFFHTNLKIRKAKNLISELEVGDGNLLTDQKDITEELIKYFEKKFEFQEVNIEDSLLNNIPEVITSEDQEMLGIIPREEEIKNTIFSMDPDSSPGPDGVSGHFYRACWQIIKEDVVQAIQFCWSKKFIPKGMNSIFLVLRPKVEGAKSPNQYRPIGLSNVSFKIFTKLSANRMSGLMTKLISLNRLPMSKESIQEQILLASEMVNEMKKKRRSGNVSLKLDISQAYDSAVSWEFLFQVL, encoded by the coding sequence ATGAGTATTTCAGATGACAATCCTTTTGATGTGGAAGCTTTAAATACTTTGGTTGATGCTGAAAACATTTTTAATTCCAGAAAAGTTCAATTGCAAACTTTATTGAAGCAAAAAGCAAAAATTAATTGGGTCACAGATAGTGCAGCCAATACATCATTTTTTCATACAAATTTAAAGATAAGAAAGGCCAAGAATCTCATCAGTGAATTGGAAGTTGGAGATGGTAATTTGCTTACTGATCAAAAGGATATAACAGAAGAATTAATCAAATACTTTGAGAAAAAGTTTGAATTTCAAGAAGTTAACATTGAAGATTCTCTACTTAACAATATTCCTGAAGTAATTACTAGTGAAGATCAAGAAATGCTAGGAATAATTCCGAGAGAAGAAGAGATTAAAAATAcaattttcagcatggatcctgATAgctctccaggtccagatggtgtCTCAGGTCATTTTTATAGAGCATGTTGGCAGATAATAAAGGAAGATGTAGTCCAAGCCATTCAATTCTGCTGGTCAAAGAAATTTATTCCCAAAGGGATGAATTCAATTTTTCTAGTGTTACGTCCAAAAGTTGAGGGTGCAAAATCTCCTAATCAGTATAGGCCTATAGGTCTTAGCAATGTCAGCTTCAAAATATTCACTAAACTCAGTGCTAACAGAATGAGTGGTTTGATGACAAAGTTAATTTCACTCAACAGGCTTCCTATGTCAAAGGAAAGTATACAAGAGCAAATTTTACTTGCATCTGAAATGGTgaatgagatgaagaagaaaaggagaagTGGAAATGTGAGTCTCAAACTGGACATCTCTCAAGCATATGATTCAGCAGTCAGCTGGGAATTCCTCTTTCAAGTActgtag
- the LOC113346374 gene encoding uncharacterized protein LOC113346374, which produces MAHSFLFYIKRAVISKNKRFFGEIKPDISKFKCKLLKKIAEHSIRIKGSKWNQEYDNQIISFFKLGPRFSRYQSIIACQWNEPEFEFTMFCCDGSSFGNPGAAGFGIVIRDHSTQVLGAVTGGLGIAKNYIAEVYAVVNAAELAVDWKLQKIIIKSDSKTVSDQFEHDQIPCFVRTRWRNATKRISVIIFAHSFKEINFSADCAAKKGASLQEGERNIYLGRPFWLKRV; this is translated from the coding sequence ATGGCTCATAGCTTCTTGTTTTACATTAAAAGAGCTGTGATTTCAAAAAACAAGAGATTTTTTGGAGAAATTAAACCTGATATTTCAAAATTCAAGTGCAAACTATTGAAGAAAATAGCTGAACATAGTATCAGGATTAAAGGTAGCAAATGGAATCAAGAGTATGATAACCAGATTATATCTTTCTTCAAGCTGGGGCCAAGATTTTCCAGATATCAGAGTATTATAGCTTGTCAGTGGAATGAACCTGAATTTGAATTCACTATGTTTTGTTGTGATGGATCCTCCTTTGGAAATCCTGGAGCAGCTGGCTTTGGCATTGTCATTAGAGATCATTCTACTCAGGTTCTTGGTGCAGTTACTGGTGGATTGGGGATTGCAAAAAATTATATAGCTGAAGTTTATGCTGTTGTTAACGCAGCTGAATTGGCTGTGGACTGGAAATTGCAAAAGATTATCATAAAATCTGATTCCAAGACAGTGTCTGATCAATTTGAACATGATCAAATTCCCTGCTTTGTTAGAACAAGGTGGAGAAATGCAACTAAAAGGATTTCAGTAATCATATTTGCCCAcagtttcaaagaaatcaacttCTCTGCAGATTGTGCTGCCAAAAAGGGAGCTTCTTTACAGGAAGGAGAAAGAAATATATATTTGGGTAGACCTTTTTGGTTAAAAAGAGTATAA